The Paenibacillus sp. YPG26 genome includes a window with the following:
- a CDS encoding MCP four helix bundle domain-containing protein, which produces MRFIVDQKVSVKIMGLIGLSTLFMCLIGLTGYYYLDKINNNAKEMYTHNMVPNELISQIIANNAQINTLQLELIMLENKNEAKQKEISSQIQKLISSSIASQKQIEGIGLSPEAKQLYNSFKGKIGTSNQARDAMLGKLAANQIEEAYKIFDSQVMPIRTDIMNTLNEIKELNHQAAAVLNENNKKDAANSKQSTLILLTVSLLLCGAISLILSRMITRPLGKLTSLMVEAKHGNLAVEGPYVSKDEIGV; this is translated from the coding sequence ATGCGATTTATTGTAGATCAGAAGGTTTCTGTTAAAATTATGGGTCTGATCGGCCTTTCCACACTTTTTATGTGTCTGATTGGCCTGACAGGCTATTATTACCTGGACAAAATCAATAACAATGCCAAAGAAATGTATACGCACAATATGGTGCCGAACGAATTAATCAGTCAAATTATTGCGAATAATGCCCAGATTAACACGCTGCAGCTGGAGCTCATCATGCTAGAGAATAAGAATGAAGCGAAGCAGAAAGAGATTAGCAGCCAGATTCAAAAGTTAATCTCAAGCAGCATCGCCTCCCAGAAACAGATTGAGGGAATTGGCCTGTCTCCGGAAGCCAAGCAGCTGTACAACAGCTTCAAAGGGAAAATCGGGACAAGCAACCAGGCCAGGGATGCTATGCTGGGCAAGCTTGCCGCGAATCAGATTGAGGAAGCCTATAAGATCTTTGACTCCCAGGTGATGCCGATTCGGACTGATATCATGAACACGCTCAATGAGATTAAGGAACTCAACCATCAGGCCGCTGCCGTTCTGAACGAAAACAATAAGAAGGATGCGGCGAACAGCAAGCAAAGCACCCTTATTCTGCTGACCGTCTCCCTCCTTCTCTGCGGAGCAATCAGCCTGATCTTATCCAGAATGATTACCCGGCCACTTGGCAAGCTCACATCCCTCATGGTGGAGGCCAAGCACGGGAACTTGGCTGTGGAGGGCCCGTACGTCTCCAAAGATGAGATCGGCGTTTAA
- a CDS encoding exodeoxyribonuclease III: MKLVSWNVNGLRACVNKGFQDYFDAEDADIFCVQEIKLQEGQIDLNHYGRYEQYWNYAEKKGYSGTAVFTKKKPVSVRYGLEEDYEPEGRVLTLEFEQFYLVNVYTPNAKRDLARLGYRLEWEDRFRDYLKGLDALKPVIVCGDMNVAHQEIDLKNAKGNRNNSGFTPEEREKMTRLLDAGFVDTFRYFYPDRADAYSWWSNMPKVRERNVGWRIDYFLASERLGPKLADARIDAHIMGSDHCPVVLLLSDD, translated from the coding sequence ATGAAGCTGGTGTCATGGAATGTGAACGGGCTGAGAGCCTGTGTGAATAAAGGATTTCAGGATTATTTTGATGCTGAGGATGCGGATATATTTTGTGTTCAGGAGATTAAGCTTCAGGAGGGTCAGATTGACCTGAATCATTACGGAAGATACGAGCAGTATTGGAATTACGCTGAGAAGAAGGGCTATTCAGGCACTGCGGTTTTTACCAAAAAGAAGCCTGTCTCCGTCCGATATGGCCTTGAAGAGGATTACGAGCCGGAGGGCCGTGTGCTGACCCTCGAATTCGAACAGTTCTATCTGGTGAATGTCTATACTCCAAATGCCAAGAGAGATCTGGCAAGACTGGGTTATCGGCTTGAATGGGAGGACCGCTTCAGAGACTACTTGAAGGGGCTTGACGCGTTGAAGCCAGTCATTGTCTGCGGGGATATGAATGTTGCCCATCAGGAGATCGATCTTAAGAACGCCAAAGGCAACCGCAATAATTCCGGGTTCACCCCGGAAGAGAGAGAGAAGATGACCCGGCTGCTGGATGCCGGATTCGTGGATACGTTCCGTTACTTCTATCCGGACCGGGCGGATGCTTACAGCTGGTGGTCCAATATGCCGAAGGTAAGAGAGCGGAATGTGGGCTGGCGTATTGATTATTTTCTAGCCTCGGAGAGACTTGGACCCAAGCTTGCCGATGCGCGAATTGATGCTCATATTATGGGAAGCGACCATTGTCCGGTTGTACTGCTCCTGTCTGACGACTAA
- a CDS encoding aldehyde dehydrogenase, which translates to MNNKAAELDIHELLTRHKLYYDSGRTRSIRDRLVLLARLREVLQSREAEIMAALRQDLNKSELESYSTEIGIVLEEIRHISRRLTRWARPRKVRTALTHIGSKGMIVPEPYGTVLIIAPWNYPFQLAISPLVGAIAAGNTVVLKPSELSPAVSDLLRRILAEVFPEDYVAVVEGGVEVSTELLRHKFDYIFFTGSVNVGRIVMEAAAKQLTPVTLELGGKSPCIVHKDADIALAARRIVFGKFTNAGQTCVAPDYLWVHRDVKEELLQEMGRAVRGFYGEDPISHPDYGRVVSRRHFDRLVMFLQDGQTVLGGRSDVETLKIEPTILDQVTWDMPVMKEEIFGPVFPVLEYEQLDEVIEGVRNHPKPLALYLFSQAESVQKHVIESLSFGGGTINDTLMHLATPYLPFGGVGDSGMGSYHGSESFKTFTHEKSVLIQTTRFDFPFRYPSSKNALRILKKLMK; encoded by the coding sequence GTGAACAACAAAGCTGCAGAACTAGACATCCATGAATTACTCACCAGGCATAAGCTTTATTATGACTCAGGCCGCACCCGGAGCATCAGAGACCGCCTTGTATTACTGGCCCGTCTGAGGGAAGTGCTCCAATCGAGAGAAGCCGAGATTATGGCCGCGCTGCGTCAGGACCTGAATAAATCGGAGCTGGAGTCCTATAGCACTGAAATAGGAATCGTTCTGGAGGAGATCAGGCATATCTCCAGACGGCTTACCCGCTGGGCAAGACCGCGCAAGGTGAGAACGGCCCTGACACACATTGGCTCGAAAGGCATGATTGTGCCGGAACCGTATGGAACAGTGCTGATTATTGCGCCGTGGAACTATCCATTTCAGCTGGCCATCTCCCCACTTGTAGGAGCCATTGCGGCGGGAAATACGGTTGTTCTGAAGCCTTCGGAGCTGTCCCCGGCGGTGTCGGATCTGCTTAGACGCATCCTGGCCGAGGTGTTCCCGGAGGATTATGTCGCTGTGGTTGAAGGCGGCGTAGAGGTAAGCACCGAGCTGCTGAGGCATAAATTTGACTATATCTTCTTCACCGGCAGTGTGAACGTGGGGCGGATTGTGATGGAAGCCGCTGCGAAGCAGCTTACCCCCGTAACCCTGGAGCTGGGAGGCAAGAGTCCTTGTATCGTGCACAAGGATGCGGATATTGCACTTGCCGCGCGAAGAATTGTCTTTGGCAAATTCACCAATGCAGGCCAGACCTGTGTTGCGCCGGATTACCTGTGGGTTCATCGGGACGTGAAGGAAGAACTGCTGCAGGAAATGGGGCGAGCGGTTCGCGGCTTTTACGGAGAGGACCCGATAAGTCATCCGGATTATGGCCGGGTGGTCAGCCGGCGTCATTTCGACAGGCTGGTTATGTTCCTGCAGGATGGACAGACCGTACTGGGCGGGCGTTCGGATGTGGAGACTCTGAAGATTGAGCCAACCATTCTGGATCAGGTAACCTGGGACATGCCTGTGATGAAAGAGGAGATCTTTGGGCCGGTATTCCCGGTGCTGGAGTATGAGCAGCTTGATGAAGTGATCGAAGGGGTTCGCAATCACCCCAAGCCTCTGGCTCTGTACTTGTTCAGCCAGGCTGAGTCCGTTCAGAAGCACGTGATCGAATCACTGTCCTTCGGCGGAGGGACAATTAACGATACGTTAATGCACCTGGCAACCCCTTATCTGCCTTTTGGTGGCGTGGGGGACAGCGGGATGGGAAGCTACCATGGCAGCGAGAGCTTCAAGACCTTCACTCACGAGAAAAGTGTACTCATTCAGACAACGCGCTTCGACTTTCCCTTCCGTTATCCATCCTCGAAGAATGCCCTGCGCATATTGAAGAAGCTTATGAAATAA
- a CDS encoding MerR family transcriptional regulator has translation MEYTIHKLGQLAGISTRTLRYYDEIDLLKPARINSSGYRIYGENEIDRLQHILFYRELGLSLEQIRGMMNANSFDGAQALREHREQLLGKRKQLDLLIANVEKTIAVREGRTMMTDQEKFEGFKQKLIDENEQKYGQEIRSKYGNNAIDQSNAKLKNMTQEQHAELTRLTDELYATLAEAVKTGEPSGELAQRAADLHKQWLGYYWSQYSKEAHAGLAQMYVDDERFKAHYDEKQPGTAEFLRDAILIYTGVTQP, from the coding sequence ATGGAATACACTATACACAAGCTCGGTCAGCTGGCCGGAATCAGTACCCGGACACTTCGTTACTATGATGAGATTGATCTTCTTAAGCCGGCAAGAATCAACTCATCAGGGTATCGGATCTATGGCGAGAATGAAATAGACAGACTTCAGCACATTCTTTTCTACAGAGAGCTGGGACTTAGTCTGGAACAAATTCGGGGAATGATGAACGCCAATTCATTTGACGGAGCTCAGGCACTCAGAGAACACCGGGAACAACTCCTTGGCAAAAGAAAACAGCTCGACCTTCTCATCGCGAATGTGGAGAAGACAATTGCTGTACGTGAAGGGAGAACGATGATGACCGATCAAGAGAAATTTGAAGGCTTTAAGCAAAAGCTGATTGATGAGAATGAGCAGAAATATGGTCAAGAAATTCGCAGCAAATACGGGAACAATGCAATTGATCAGTCAAATGCGAAGCTTAAGAACATGACCCAGGAACAGCATGCAGAGCTCACCCGGCTGACCGATGAATTATATGCCACCCTGGCTGAAGCCGTTAAGACGGGCGAGCCTTCGGGTGAACTGGCTCAGAGGGCTGCGGATCTGCATAAGCAGTGGCTGGGGTATTATTGGAGCCAGTACTCGAAGGAAGCCCATGCGGGTCTCGCGCAAATGTACGTGGATGACGAACGCTTCAAAGCGCACTATGATGAGAAGCAGCCTGGGACGGCTGAGTTCCTGAGAGATGCGATTCTAATCTATACCGGAGTCACGCAGCCATAA
- a CDS encoding VanZ family protein, which translates to MLHSYLFPISYAFLSFPFAAMAFTLPFLIVQYRKHGYINKVRAFVLYLFLLYLLNALFLVILPLPSSRHNAVMTGGTMQLLPLNFINDILKETSISAAHPSTYLKLLKERAFLQVIFNVLLTVPFGMILRYYFQAGWKRSVLLSFLLALFFEVTQLTGIYGLYDHPYRVFDVDDLITNTLGGVLGYLAAEWLTGLLPRIEQLDANVDLSTKRVTYTRRGIAFLIDFFFCTILITVCSILRIPAAFWVATGLYFILVPWLTNGLTPGKWLVRIRLTDRGERIALSSLIIRYGLLYWLIFGMNRLLAGSLDTFPDIARGFLGLVVFVMNAWLFIHILIHIFKKDSLLFYEKISKTRYVIM; encoded by the coding sequence ATGTTACACTCATATTTATTTCCAATTTCCTATGCGTTCCTGTCATTTCCGTTTGCAGCGATGGCATTCACGCTTCCGTTCCTGATCGTTCAGTACCGTAAGCACGGCTATATTAACAAGGTTCGTGCCTTTGTGCTGTACCTCTTCCTTCTCTATCTTCTGAACGCTCTCTTTCTTGTTATTCTCCCTCTTCCTTCTTCAAGGCATAACGCGGTCATGACAGGCGGAACAATGCAGCTGCTCCCACTAAATTTCATTAATGACATTCTGAAGGAAACCTCCATATCTGCGGCCCATCCTTCCACGTATCTGAAGCTTCTGAAGGAACGGGCTTTTCTACAGGTGATATTCAATGTACTGCTGACTGTCCCATTCGGAATGATCCTAAGGTACTACTTCCAGGCAGGATGGAAACGCTCGGTTCTACTGTCATTTCTGCTCGCTCTCTTTTTTGAAGTGACACAGCTTACCGGGATCTACGGCCTGTATGACCACCCTTACCGCGTGTTCGATGTGGATGATTTGATAACGAACACCCTCGGCGGAGTATTAGGGTATTTGGCAGCCGAATGGCTAACGGGTCTTCTGCCGCGCATTGAACAACTCGATGCCAATGTCGACTTATCGACGAAAAGAGTAACGTATACCCGTCGGGGGATCGCTTTCCTGATCGATTTCTTTTTTTGTACCATATTGATAACTGTGTGTTCTATTCTGAGGATTCCGGCAGCCTTCTGGGTAGCGACAGGTCTTTATTTCATATTGGTCCCTTGGTTGACCAACGGCCTAACTCCGGGCAAATGGCTCGTTCGCATCAGACTCACAGATCGTGGAGAACGGATTGCCCTGTCATCCTTAATCATTCGGTATGGTCTTCTGTACTGGTTAATCTTCGGGATGAACAGGCTGCTAGCAGGCTCTTTGGATACCTTTCCCGATATCGCCAGAGGGTTCCTCGGGCTGGTTGTCTTCGTCATGAACGCCTGGTTATTCATTCACATCCTCATTCATATATTTAAAAAGGATTCCTTGCTATTTTATGAGAAAATCAGCAAAACACGCTATGTCATCATGTAG
- a CDS encoding phytase — MQKWTKLPLSLTFSLVAALTLSPLASFAAAPAAVVKASAETEAVSSGSDAADDPSIWVHPTDRSKSRIIATNKDNGILVYNLDGKQLYSYDLGQMNNIDVRYDFPLAGKKVDIAAASNRTTNTLDIFAINRETGALTSVIGTPIHSDMSEVYGFSLYHSLRTGKFYAMVVGKDGEFEQYELYDNGSGKVNGKKVREFTLSSQAEGMTADDEYGNLYIGEEEVGIWKYSAEPSDTQAPRLIAAADGGNLTADIEGLTLYYGEDGDGYLIASSQGSSTYAVYDRENDNEYEGSFMIGDGTSIDGTSGTDGIDVLSFGLGSKYPNGIFIAQDDENMQDGALINQNFKIVKWDLISDAFEDKFDDDLDVDNDVNPRRLEKREED, encoded by the coding sequence ATGCAAAAGTGGACTAAGTTGCCTTTATCGCTGACCTTTTCTTTAGTCGCCGCCCTGACCTTGAGCCCGCTCGCCAGCTTTGCTGCAGCTCCTGCCGCTGTCGTGAAAGCTTCCGCCGAAACAGAGGCTGTGTCCTCAGGCAGTGATGCTGCCGATGACCCATCGATCTGGGTTCACCCAACGGACCGCAGCAAGAGCCGGATTATTGCAACCAACAAGGACAACGGCATCCTTGTATACAACCTGGACGGCAAGCAGTTATACTCCTATGATCTGGGTCAAATGAACAATATTGATGTCAGATATGATTTCCCGCTAGCCGGAAAAAAGGTTGATATTGCGGCCGCTTCGAACCGTACCACCAATACGCTGGACATCTTCGCTATCAACCGCGAGACGGGAGCCTTGACTTCCGTAATCGGAACTCCAATTCATTCAGACATGAGTGAGGTCTATGGCTTCAGCCTGTACCATAGCCTGCGCACCGGCAAGTTCTATGCCATGGTGGTAGGTAAAGACGGCGAGTTCGAGCAGTATGAGCTGTACGATAATGGCAGCGGCAAAGTTAACGGTAAGAAGGTACGCGAGTTCACGCTGAGCTCTCAAGCAGAAGGTATGACAGCGGATGACGAATATGGAAACTTATATATTGGCGAAGAAGAGGTCGGCATTTGGAAATACAGCGCTGAACCAAGCGACACTCAGGCTCCACGCTTGATCGCTGCAGCTGATGGCGGTAACTTGACAGCGGATATTGAAGGGCTGACCTTGTATTACGGAGAGGATGGGGATGGTTATCTGATCGCCTCTTCCCAAGGAAGCAGCACGTATGCGGTATACGATCGCGAGAACGACAATGAATATGAAGGCAGCTTCATGATCGGAGATGGGACATCGATTGATGGAACAAGCGGCACAGATGGAATTGATGTCCTCAGCTTCGGATTGGGGAGCAAGTATCCGAACGGTATCTTCATCGCCCAAGACGATGAGAATATGCAGGATGGCGCCTTGATCAATCAGAACTTCAAGATTGTCAAATGGGATCTGATCTCGGATGCCTTCGAAGATAAATTTGACGATGATCTGGATGTGGACAACGATGTGAATCCCCGCCGCTTGGAGAAGCGCGAGGAAGACTAA
- a CDS encoding SDR family oxidoreductase codes for MSIDLTGRTALITGASGELGRVMARTLARSGADIIIHYFSNKAKAESVQQEVEQLGRKAYVISADISKLDSVLEMRDSLQSEFKLPDIVVANAVSQYNWTTVLEQDPSDYVDQFNSTVLQAVHLSKAFVPYMIEQQGGRIVAINTECSMQNFPTQSAYVAGKRGMDGVYRVLAKEIGEHQITVNQVAPGWTISERDRENNTEHSESYEQSVPLKRRGTDQEIANVVAFLASDLASFITGAYVPVSGGNVMPSI; via the coding sequence ATTTCCATTGATTTGACAGGCAGAACGGCTCTGATTACCGGAGCGAGTGGAGAACTTGGACGTGTTATGGCTCGTACACTTGCCCGCAGCGGGGCAGATATTATCATTCATTATTTCAGTAACAAGGCAAAGGCTGAATCCGTACAGCAGGAAGTGGAGCAGCTTGGCCGCAAAGCATATGTGATCTCCGCAGATATCTCCAAGCTGGATTCAGTTCTGGAGATGAGAGATTCACTTCAAAGTGAATTCAAGCTGCCGGATATCGTTGTGGCCAATGCCGTCTCCCAATACAATTGGACTACTGTGCTTGAACAGGATCCAAGTGATTATGTAGACCAGTTCAATTCAACCGTACTGCAGGCGGTGCATTTATCCAAGGCCTTTGTTCCCTATATGATTGAGCAGCAGGGTGGACGCATTGTTGCTATTAACACGGAGTGTTCTATGCAGAATTTCCCTACCCAGTCCGCCTATGTGGCAGGCAAGCGGGGGATGGACGGCGTATACCGCGTGCTGGCGAAGGAGATCGGAGAGCATCAGATTACCGTGAATCAGGTTGCGCCGGGATGGACCATTAGTGAGCGGGACCGTGAGAACAACACGGAGCACAGCGAATCCTATGAGCAGTCCGTTCCGCTCAAGCGCCGCGGCACAGACCAGGAGATTGCCAACGTGGTTGCCTTCCTCGCTTCAGATCTTGCCAGCTTTATTACAGGCGCCTATGTGCCGGTCAGCGGCGGCAATGTCATGCCATCGATCTAA